One genomic region from Bubalus bubalis isolate 160015118507 breed Murrah chromosome 12, NDDB_SH_1, whole genome shotgun sequence encodes:
- the MTIF2 gene encoding translation initiation factor IF-2, mitochondrial isoform X3 yields MLSKVSLPSGEKITFLDTPGHAAFSAMRARGAQVTDIIILVVAADDGVMKQTVESIQHAKDAHVPIVLAISKCDKAEADPEKVKKELLAYDVVCEDYGGDVQAVHVSALTGENMMALAEATIALAEMLELKADPTGAVEGTVIESFTDKGRGPVTTAIIQRGTLRKGSILVAGKSWAKVRLMFDENGRAVHEAYPSMPVGIIGWRDLPSAGDEILEVESEPRAREVVDWRKYEQEQEKNKEDLKLIEEKRKEHQEAHRKDREKYGTVHWKERSYIKYREKRQQQPLKPKEKLERDSNVLPIIVKGDVDGSVEAILNVMDTYDASHECELELVHFGVGDISENDVNLAETFHGVIYGFNVNAGNVIQQLAAKKGVKIKLHKIIYRLIEDLQEELSSRLPCIVEEHPIGEAFILATFSVTEGKKKVPVAGCRVQKGQIEKQKKFKLIRNGHVIWKGSLISLKHHKDDTSVVKTGMDCGLSLDDEKIEFKVGDAIICYEEKEVPAKTSWDPGF; encoded by the exons ATGCTGTCAAAAG TCTCTTTGCCCTCTGGGGAAAAGATAACCTTTCTTGATACTCCAGGACATGCTGCTTTCTCAGCAATGCGAGCCAGAGGCGCTCAGGTCACTGACATTATTATATTGGTGGTAGCTGCAGATGATGGAGTGATGAAACAAACTGTAGAATCCATTCAGCATGCCAAAGATGCTCACG TTCCTATTGTCCTTGCCATAAGCAAATGTGACAAAGCTGAGGCGGATCCtgagaaagtgaagaaagaactGCTAGCATACGATGTGGTGTGTGAGGATTATGGAGGTGACGTTCAAGCAGTGCACGTCTCTGCGCTCACG ggtGAAAACATGATGGCTTTGGCAGAGGCAACTATTGCTCTTGCAGAAATGTTGGAATTGAAAGCAGACCCTACTGGTGCAGTTGAAGGAACAGTAATAGAATCTTTCACAGACAAAGGAAGAGG tCCTGTTACTACAGCTATAATTCAAAGAGGAACTTTGAGAAAAGGCTCCATTCTGGTTGCTGGAAAGAGCTGGGCAAAAGTACGCTTAATGTTCGATGAAAATGGCAGAGCAGTCCATGAGGCCTATCCTAGCATGCCAGTGGGAATCATAGGCTGGAGAGAcctcccttctgcaggagatgaAATTCTTGAAGTAGAATCTGAG CCAAGGGCACGTGAAGTTGTTGACTGGAGAAAGTATGAGcaagaacaggagaaaaataaagaggatttaaaattaatagaagaaaagcGAAAGGAACACCAAGAAGCACATCGGAAAGACCGCGAGAAGTATGGCACTGTGCACTGGAAGGAGAGGTCATATATAAAGTACAGAGAAAAAAGACAGCAGCAGCCCTTAAAGCCGAAAGAGAAACTAGAAAGAGATTCAAATGTGCTTCCTATAATTGTTAAAG GTGATGTTGATGGTTCTGTTGAAGCCATTTTGAACGTTATGGATACCTATGATGCTTCACATGAGTGTGAACTAGAATTGGTACATTTTGGTGTGGGTGATATTAGTGAAAATGATGTCAACCTTGCTGAAACATTTCATG GTGTTATATACGGCTTCAATGTGAATGCAGGCAATGTTATCCAGCAGTTGGCTGCAAAAAAAGGAGTAAAAATTAAACTTCACAAAATCATTTACCGTCTTATTGAAGATTTGCAGGAAGAACTGAGCAGCAGGTTGCCCTGCATTGTGGAAGAGCACCCAATAG GTGAGGCTTTTATACTAGCTACCTTCTCTGTAacagaggggaagaaaaaagtTCCTGTGGCTGGCTGCAGAGTCCAAAAGGGACagatagaaaagcaaaaaaaatttaagttaatcCGCAATGGACATGTTATTTGGAAGG gcTCATTAATCTCACTGAAACACCATAAAGATGATACTTCAGTTGTCAAAACTGGAATGGATTGTGGTCTTAGTTTGGATGACGAAAAGATAGAATTTAAAGTGGGAGATGCTATTATTTGTTACGAAGAAAAAGAAGTTCCagccaagacttcttgggatccaggattttaa
- the MTIF2 gene encoding translation initiation factor IF-2, mitochondrial isoform X1 — translation MDCPAGPEGDLRPLQNPEVLGPRRNMNRKILKLENLLRFHTICRQLHSLCQSRMLAQWRHMFSSAYAVQTAQLYTLPWQTDALLRAALSQRRLLVTKKEKRSQKSPLPSTKSKKEVEVWLGMTVEELARAMEKDIDCVYESLMNTAVDIDSLETHSRLDEVWIKEVIKKSGMKLKWSKLKQDKVRENKDAVKRPQADPALLIPRSPVVTIMGHVDHGKTTLLDKLRKTQVAAMEAGGITQHIGAFLVSLPSGEKITFLDTPGHAAFSAMRARGAQVTDIIILVVAADDGVMKQTVESIQHAKDAHVPIVLAISKCDKAEADPEKVKKELLAYDVVCEDYGGDVQAVHVSALTGENMMALAEATIALAEMLELKADPTGAVEGTVIESFTDKGRGPVTTAIIQRGTLRKGSILVAGKSWAKVRLMFDENGRAVHEAYPSMPVGIIGWRDLPSAGDEILEVESEPRAREVVDWRKYEQEQEKNKEDLKLIEEKRKEHQEAHRKDREKYGTVHWKERSYIKYREKRQQQPLKPKEKLERDSNVLPIIVKGDVDGSVEAILNVMDTYDASHECELELVHFGVGDISENDVNLAETFHGVIYGFNVNAGNVIQQLAAKKGVKIKLHKIIYRLIEDLQEELSSRLPCIVEEHPIGEAFILATFSVTEGKKKVPVAGCRVQKGQIEKQKKFKLIRNGHVIWKGSLISLKHHKDDTSVVKTGMDCGLSLDDEKIEFKVGDAIICYEEKEVPAKTSWDPGF, via the exons ATGGACTGTCCTGCCGGTCCGGAAGGTGATCTCCGCCCCCTTCAGAATCCCGAAGTCCTGGGTCCTAG gAGAAACATGAACCGGAAGATACTGAAGTTGGAGAACTTGCTACGGTTTCACACTATTTGTAGGCAGCTGCACAGCCTGTGTCAAAGTAGAATGTTGGCACAGTGGaggcacatgttttcatctgcttATGCAGTGCAGACGGCTCAGCTGTACACCCTACCCTGGCAAACAGATGCACTCCTCAGGGCTGCATTATCTCAACGTAGGCTTCTGGTGACAAAGAAG gaaaaaagatCACAGAAATCTCCATTACCTTCAACAAAATCTAAAAAGGAGGTGGAGGTGTGGCTTGGAATGACTGTTGAGGAGTTGGCCAGAGCAATGGAAAAAGACATAG ACTGTGTATATGAATCTTTAATGAACACTGCTGTTGACATAGATTCACTAGAAACACACTCACGTTTAGATGAAGTCTGGATCAAAGAAGTGATAAAGAAGTCAGGAATGAAGTTAAAATggagcaaattaaaacaagacaaAGTCAGAGAAAATAAAGATGCTGTCAAAAG GCCCCAGGCAGATCCAGCTTTATTAATCCCAAGGTCCCCAGTTGTTACTATAATGGGCCATGTTGATCATGGGAAAACGACGTTACTTGACAAACTGCGAAAAACTCAAGTGGCAGCAATGGAAGCTGGAGGCATCACTCAGCACATTGGTGCCTTTCTTG TCTCTTTGCCCTCTGGGGAAAAGATAACCTTTCTTGATACTCCAGGACATGCTGCTTTCTCAGCAATGCGAGCCAGAGGCGCTCAGGTCACTGACATTATTATATTGGTGGTAGCTGCAGATGATGGAGTGATGAAACAAACTGTAGAATCCATTCAGCATGCCAAAGATGCTCACG TTCCTATTGTCCTTGCCATAAGCAAATGTGACAAAGCTGAGGCGGATCCtgagaaagtgaagaaagaactGCTAGCATACGATGTGGTGTGTGAGGATTATGGAGGTGACGTTCAAGCAGTGCACGTCTCTGCGCTCACG ggtGAAAACATGATGGCTTTGGCAGAGGCAACTATTGCTCTTGCAGAAATGTTGGAATTGAAAGCAGACCCTACTGGTGCAGTTGAAGGAACAGTAATAGAATCTTTCACAGACAAAGGAAGAGG tCCTGTTACTACAGCTATAATTCAAAGAGGAACTTTGAGAAAAGGCTCCATTCTGGTTGCTGGAAAGAGCTGGGCAAAAGTACGCTTAATGTTCGATGAAAATGGCAGAGCAGTCCATGAGGCCTATCCTAGCATGCCAGTGGGAATCATAGGCTGGAGAGAcctcccttctgcaggagatgaAATTCTTGAAGTAGAATCTGAG CCAAGGGCACGTGAAGTTGTTGACTGGAGAAAGTATGAGcaagaacaggagaaaaataaagaggatttaaaattaatagaagaaaagcGAAAGGAACACCAAGAAGCACATCGGAAAGACCGCGAGAAGTATGGCACTGTGCACTGGAAGGAGAGGTCATATATAAAGTACAGAGAAAAAAGACAGCAGCAGCCCTTAAAGCCGAAAGAGAAACTAGAAAGAGATTCAAATGTGCTTCCTATAATTGTTAAAG GTGATGTTGATGGTTCTGTTGAAGCCATTTTGAACGTTATGGATACCTATGATGCTTCACATGAGTGTGAACTAGAATTGGTACATTTTGGTGTGGGTGATATTAGTGAAAATGATGTCAACCTTGCTGAAACATTTCATG GTGTTATATACGGCTTCAATGTGAATGCAGGCAATGTTATCCAGCAGTTGGCTGCAAAAAAAGGAGTAAAAATTAAACTTCACAAAATCATTTACCGTCTTATTGAAGATTTGCAGGAAGAACTGAGCAGCAGGTTGCCCTGCATTGTGGAAGAGCACCCAATAG GTGAGGCTTTTATACTAGCTACCTTCTCTGTAacagaggggaagaaaaaagtTCCTGTGGCTGGCTGCAGAGTCCAAAAGGGACagatagaaaagcaaaaaaaatttaagttaatcCGCAATGGACATGTTATTTGGAAGG gcTCATTAATCTCACTGAAACACCATAAAGATGATACTTCAGTTGTCAAAACTGGAATGGATTGTGGTCTTAGTTTGGATGACGAAAAGATAGAATTTAAAGTGGGAGATGCTATTATTTGTTACGAAGAAAAAGAAGTTCCagccaagacttcttgggatccaggattttaa
- the MTIF2 gene encoding translation initiation factor IF-2, mitochondrial isoform X2 has product MNRKILKLENLLRFHTICRQLHSLCQSRMLAQWRHMFSSAYAVQTAQLYTLPWQTDALLRAALSQRRLLVTKKEKRSQKSPLPSTKSKKEVEVWLGMTVEELARAMEKDIDCVYESLMNTAVDIDSLETHSRLDEVWIKEVIKKSGMKLKWSKLKQDKVRENKDAVKRPQADPALLIPRSPVVTIMGHVDHGKTTLLDKLRKTQVAAMEAGGITQHIGAFLVSLPSGEKITFLDTPGHAAFSAMRARGAQVTDIIILVVAADDGVMKQTVESIQHAKDAHVPIVLAISKCDKAEADPEKVKKELLAYDVVCEDYGGDVQAVHVSALTGENMMALAEATIALAEMLELKADPTGAVEGTVIESFTDKGRGPVTTAIIQRGTLRKGSILVAGKSWAKVRLMFDENGRAVHEAYPSMPVGIIGWRDLPSAGDEILEVESEPRAREVVDWRKYEQEQEKNKEDLKLIEEKRKEHQEAHRKDREKYGTVHWKERSYIKYREKRQQQPLKPKEKLERDSNVLPIIVKGDVDGSVEAILNVMDTYDASHECELELVHFGVGDISENDVNLAETFHGVIYGFNVNAGNVIQQLAAKKGVKIKLHKIIYRLIEDLQEELSSRLPCIVEEHPIGEAFILATFSVTEGKKKVPVAGCRVQKGQIEKQKKFKLIRNGHVIWKGSLISLKHHKDDTSVVKTGMDCGLSLDDEKIEFKVGDAIICYEEKEVPAKTSWDPGF; this is encoded by the exons ATGAACCGGAAGATACTGAAGTTGGAGAACTTGCTACGGTTTCACACTATTTGTAGGCAGCTGCACAGCCTGTGTCAAAGTAGAATGTTGGCACAGTGGaggcacatgttttcatctgcttATGCAGTGCAGACGGCTCAGCTGTACACCCTACCCTGGCAAACAGATGCACTCCTCAGGGCTGCATTATCTCAACGTAGGCTTCTGGTGACAAAGAAG gaaaaaagatCACAGAAATCTCCATTACCTTCAACAAAATCTAAAAAGGAGGTGGAGGTGTGGCTTGGAATGACTGTTGAGGAGTTGGCCAGAGCAATGGAAAAAGACATAG ACTGTGTATATGAATCTTTAATGAACACTGCTGTTGACATAGATTCACTAGAAACACACTCACGTTTAGATGAAGTCTGGATCAAAGAAGTGATAAAGAAGTCAGGAATGAAGTTAAAATggagcaaattaaaacaagacaaAGTCAGAGAAAATAAAGATGCTGTCAAAAG GCCCCAGGCAGATCCAGCTTTATTAATCCCAAGGTCCCCAGTTGTTACTATAATGGGCCATGTTGATCATGGGAAAACGACGTTACTTGACAAACTGCGAAAAACTCAAGTGGCAGCAATGGAAGCTGGAGGCATCACTCAGCACATTGGTGCCTTTCTTG TCTCTTTGCCCTCTGGGGAAAAGATAACCTTTCTTGATACTCCAGGACATGCTGCTTTCTCAGCAATGCGAGCCAGAGGCGCTCAGGTCACTGACATTATTATATTGGTGGTAGCTGCAGATGATGGAGTGATGAAACAAACTGTAGAATCCATTCAGCATGCCAAAGATGCTCACG TTCCTATTGTCCTTGCCATAAGCAAATGTGACAAAGCTGAGGCGGATCCtgagaaagtgaagaaagaactGCTAGCATACGATGTGGTGTGTGAGGATTATGGAGGTGACGTTCAAGCAGTGCACGTCTCTGCGCTCACG ggtGAAAACATGATGGCTTTGGCAGAGGCAACTATTGCTCTTGCAGAAATGTTGGAATTGAAAGCAGACCCTACTGGTGCAGTTGAAGGAACAGTAATAGAATCTTTCACAGACAAAGGAAGAGG tCCTGTTACTACAGCTATAATTCAAAGAGGAACTTTGAGAAAAGGCTCCATTCTGGTTGCTGGAAAGAGCTGGGCAAAAGTACGCTTAATGTTCGATGAAAATGGCAGAGCAGTCCATGAGGCCTATCCTAGCATGCCAGTGGGAATCATAGGCTGGAGAGAcctcccttctgcaggagatgaAATTCTTGAAGTAGAATCTGAG CCAAGGGCACGTGAAGTTGTTGACTGGAGAAAGTATGAGcaagaacaggagaaaaataaagaggatttaaaattaatagaagaaaagcGAAAGGAACACCAAGAAGCACATCGGAAAGACCGCGAGAAGTATGGCACTGTGCACTGGAAGGAGAGGTCATATATAAAGTACAGAGAAAAAAGACAGCAGCAGCCCTTAAAGCCGAAAGAGAAACTAGAAAGAGATTCAAATGTGCTTCCTATAATTGTTAAAG GTGATGTTGATGGTTCTGTTGAAGCCATTTTGAACGTTATGGATACCTATGATGCTTCACATGAGTGTGAACTAGAATTGGTACATTTTGGTGTGGGTGATATTAGTGAAAATGATGTCAACCTTGCTGAAACATTTCATG GTGTTATATACGGCTTCAATGTGAATGCAGGCAATGTTATCCAGCAGTTGGCTGCAAAAAAAGGAGTAAAAATTAAACTTCACAAAATCATTTACCGTCTTATTGAAGATTTGCAGGAAGAACTGAGCAGCAGGTTGCCCTGCATTGTGGAAGAGCACCCAATAG GTGAGGCTTTTATACTAGCTACCTTCTCTGTAacagaggggaagaaaaaagtTCCTGTGGCTGGCTGCAGAGTCCAAAAGGGACagatagaaaagcaaaaaaaatttaagttaatcCGCAATGGACATGTTATTTGGAAGG gcTCATTAATCTCACTGAAACACCATAAAGATGATACTTCAGTTGTCAAAACTGGAATGGATTGTGGTCTTAGTTTGGATGACGAAAAGATAGAATTTAAAGTGGGAGATGCTATTATTTGTTACGAAGAAAAAGAAGTTCCagccaagacttcttgggatccaggattttaa